The Argopecten irradians isolate NY chromosome 4, Ai_NY, whole genome shotgun sequence genome has a window encoding:
- the LOC138321556 gene encoding uncharacterized protein — MFSWLSFLALLAVLVNVNGHGRLWRPPQRGSVWRLGNNSQPRNYDDMSLFCGGKGRQYDVNGGKCGTCGDPYDGVREHELGGKYGTGFISYLARYTQGQVMPIEVDVTANHKGWFEFRICEATDNNTPVTQDCLDQNRLTFDDGSDRFTLAPGITGPIPMNVRLPPHLTCNHCVLQWWWTTGNSGKSPRKETFVNCADVSIQPAATNVQPTPSPPTPAPTTTTTTTTTVATTTTTLPPITTCYPGQSQVCKWNASVSATTQASLDAACTKMSTEEPTDFFRTSCRCHCEWSTVPRDCGDIPRTWENIPNPDPLCAANCGQCPTSHCRC; from the exons ATGTTTAGCTGGTTATCTTTCCTGGCCTTATTGGCTGTACTGGTCAATGTTAATGGTCACGGCAGATTATGGAGGCCACCACAACGAGGCTCTGTATGGAGATTAGGCAACAATTCTCAGCCAAGAAACTACGATGATATGTCTCTCTTCTGTGGAGGAAAAGGT AGACAGTATGATGTTAATGGCGGCAAATGTGGGACTTGTGGTGACCCGTATGATGGCGTTCGTGAACATGAGCTTGGTGGTAAATATGGCACGGGCTTTATCTCTTATTTAGCGAGATATACCCAGGGACAAGTCATGCCAATCGAGGTAGATGTCACTGCTAACCATAAGGGCTGGTTTGAGTTTCGAATCTGTGAGGCTACAGACAACAACACACCCGTGACACAGGATTGTCTAGACCAGAACAGACTAACGTTTGACGATGGAAGCGATAGGTTCACCCTGGCCCCGGGCATTACAGGACCAATTCCCATGAATGTCCGTCTGCCGCCTCATCTCACCTGCAATCACTGTGTCCTGCAATGGTGGTGGACAACAG GAAATTCAGGCAAGTCACCCAGAAAAGAGACCTTTGTGAACTGTGCCGATGTGTCCATTCAACCAGCAGCGACAAATGTACAGCCTACACCATCCCCGCCAACACCAgcacccaccaccaccacaacgACCACAACAACAGTCGCCACAACTACGACTACCCTGCCACCTATCACAACCTGCTACCCTGGCCAGTCCCAAGTCTGCAAATGGAATGCATCTGTTAGTGCGACTACTCAGGCAAGCTTAGATGCAGCTTGTACCAAGATGTCCACTGAGGAGCCCACTGATTTCTTTCGGACGAGCTGTCGGTGTCACTGTGAGTGGTCCACTGTACCAAGAGACTGTGGCGATATACCACGGACCTGGGAAAACATCCCTAATCCGGATCCTTTATGTGCCGCAAACTGTGGTCAATGTCCAACTAGCCATTGTAGATGTTAA